A genome region from Pseudomonas pergaminensis includes the following:
- a CDS encoding DUF3820 family protein, producing MNPEKLELLITREMPFGKYKGRIIADLPGPYLNWFAREGFPHGELGGLLALMQEIDSNGLSELLEPLRAKHGKPAPRH from the coding sequence ATGAATCCCGAAAAACTCGAATTGCTGATAACCCGCGAAATGCCCTTCGGCAAATACAAGGGACGGATCATCGCCGACCTGCCCGGCCCCTACCTGAACTGGTTTGCCCGCGAAGGTTTCCCCCATGGCGAGCTCGGTGGTCTGCTGGCCCTGATGCAGGAAATCGACAGCAACGGCTTGTCTGAATTGTTAGAACCGCTACGCGCAAAACACGGCAAACCCGCCCCTCGTCATTAA
- a CDS encoding ferritin-like domain-containing protein translates to MTDINKESISVLNDLIETSIDGQKGFKECAEDIKHPELKALFAKRSADCATAAAELKTAVRALGGDPEHSGSVAGALHRGWVDVKSMLTGKDEEAVLNEAERGEDHALKAYKEAIEKINKHNLQGIRDLVERQFSGVQRNHDQVKALRNQARAQS, encoded by the coding sequence ATGACTGACATCAATAAAGAATCGATCTCCGTACTGAACGACCTGATCGAGACCAGCATCGACGGCCAAAAGGGTTTCAAGGAGTGCGCTGAAGACATCAAGCACCCAGAACTCAAAGCCCTGTTTGCCAAGCGTTCCGCTGACTGCGCCACCGCCGCCGCTGAATTGAAAACCGCCGTACGTGCCTTGGGCGGTGATCCGGAACATTCCGGCAGCGTTGCTGGTGCCCTGCACCGTGGTTGGGTCGACGTGAAGTCGATGCTCACCGGCAAGGATGAAGAGGCTGTGCTGAACGAAGCCGAGCGCGGTGAAGACCATGCCCTGAAGGCTTACAAGGAAGCGATCGAGAAGATCAATAAACACAACCTGCAGGGCATTCGTGACCTGGTTGAACGTCAGTTCAGTGGCGTTCAACGCAACCATGACCAGGTGAAAGCCCTGCGTAACCAGGCTCGCGCTCAGTCTTGA